Proteins found in one Mangifera indica cultivar Alphonso chromosome 15, CATAS_Mindica_2.1, whole genome shotgun sequence genomic segment:
- the LOC123197589 gene encoding AAA-ATPase At3g28580-like, whose protein sequence is MVTMGEFWVTLTSVVAATAMFRTYFPYEIWLYVERFIHKLIRFFNPYIEITFHEYSGKYLKRNEAFTDIRNYLSTRATLCAKRFKADVVKDSKSLILSMEEREEVTDMFKGVKVWWELRHKAPPKTQSFSWYGSDDDKRYFKLIFHKRHQELITGTYVQHVLAGGKDVAVRNRIRKLFNNNPSKNWYGWRQSKWSHVHFEHPATFDSLAMERKKKEEIKNDLKKYSEGKEYYTKIGKPWKRGYLLYGPPGTGKSTMIAAIANFLNYDIYDLELTTVMDNSELKNLLIETTNKSVIVIEDIDCSLDLTGQREKRKGKDEDKEEQSPIEKKMKEEGENKVSKVTLSGLLNCIDGLWSACGGERIIVFTTNYVDKLDPALIRRGRMDRHIEMSYCCFDAFKVLAKNYLHIDSHELFAEVSSRLAETNMIPADVAEHLMPKSDEDDAETCLKNLIKALKVAKKEAIKKAEEEARSKAEKEKEGDKCTCSAKKDMKGDETSTKSVKENGFINQEDKGMEN, encoded by the coding sequence ATGGTAACCATGGGGGAGTTCTGGGTTACTCTAACCTCAGTTGTAGCTGCAACAGCTATGTTTAGAACTTACTTCCCTTATGAAATTTGGCTCTATGTTGAAAGATTTATCCACAAATTGATTCGCTTTTTTAATCCTTACATTGAAATTACATTTCATGAATACTCTGGTAAATATCTCAAGCGTAATGAAGCCTTCACCGACATAAGAAACTATCTCAGTACTAGAGCCACTTTGTGTGCAAAAAGATTTAAGGCTGATGTTGTGAAAGATAGCAAGTCTTTAATTCTCAGCATGGAGGAAAGAGAAGAGGTAACAGATATGTTTAAAGGGGTCAAAGTCTGGTGGGAATTGCGTCATAAGGCCCCTCCCAAAACACAATCATTTTCTTGGTATGGAAGCGACGACGATAAGAGGTATTTCAAGCTCATATTCCATAAACGTCATCAAGAACTCATCACAGGGACTTATGTTCAGCATGTGCTTGCTGGTGGAAAGGATGTTGCAGTGAGGAACCGCATTCGAAAGCTATTCAATAATAATCCTAGCAAGAATTGGTATGGCTGGAGACAATCAAAGTGGAGTCATGTACATTTTGAGCATCCTGCAACATTTGATTCATTGGCAatggagagaaagaagaaggaagagatcAAGAATGACCTCAAGAAGTACAGTGAGGGGAAAGAGTACTACACAAAAATCGGGAAGCCTTGGAAGAGAGGGTATCTTCTTTATGGTCCTCCAGGAACTGGCAAATCCACCATGATTGCTGCGATcgctaattttttaaactatgataTCTATGATCTTGAACTTACCACAGTCATGGACAACTCAGAGTTGAAAAATCTTTTGATCGAGACAACAAATAAATCTGTCATAGTTATAGAGGACATTGATTGCTCGCTTGATCTTACTGGTCAGCGCGAGAAGAGAAAGGGGAAAGATGAGGATAAAGAAGAGCAAAGTCCcattgaaaagaagatgaaagaggaAGGTGAGAACAAAGTAAGCAAGGTCACTTTATCTGGGCTTCTGAATTGCATTGATGGCCTTTGGTCAGCTTGTGGGGGAGAAAGAATCATTGTGTTCACTACTAATTATGTGGACAAGCTTGATCCAGCACTTATCAGGAGAGGAAGGATGGACAGGCATATTGAAATGTCCTACTGTTGCTTTGATGCATTCAAGGTTCTAGCTAAGAATTATTTACATATTGACTCACATGAATTGTTTGCAGAAGTTAGCAGTCGGTTGGCAGAAACCAATATGATACCTGCAGATGTAGCAGAGCATTTGATGCCGAAGTCTGATGAAGATGATGCTGAGACTTGTCTGAAGAATCTGATTAAAGCTCTCAAGGTGGCGAAGAAGGAAGCGATAAAAAAAGCTGAGGAAGAGGCGCGCTCAAAGGCCGAGAAAGAGAAGGAGGGGGACAAGTGTACTTGCTCTGCTAAGAAGGATATGAAGGGTGATGAAACATCAACTAAATCTGTGAAAGAGAATGGTTTCATCAACCAGGAAGATAAAGGCATGGAGAACTGA